A stretch of Oryza brachyantha chromosome 4, ObraRS2, whole genome shotgun sequence DNA encodes these proteins:
- the LOC102717515 gene encoding DDT domain-containing protein DDB_G0282237-like, with protein MPLLKRRPFLLLDPPKDLNPYEKVFQVRFTKEIFRDYHKYLNRVNLYRERVWTCKVSGKSNLTYEEALVSEHHAAEKAQKLPRELIEPVLHMIQYSTLSLTDLVNKIYGTLQEEFFERLELNGRKDGSVSACKILKVIIGSGNTKTYEVGWIGQDNAVTSTSVVQADDLLIRKKARAGRSMLKIFIRESTSQNSPWIIHANLAKKYGITTEPPKDLLNGQGLPKLRGLENGTTTDGRKKLKKGEPIDDLLLKPTADDPNLSKKHPLSTDFRVPVDYVGDLLMVWDFCMSYGRILCLSPFSLSDMENAICHKESNLALLVEIHAALFNLLIKDRGGYFTFLQNKRRKSKVTLVTWAEYLCDFMEMVSKEEFSSSLSTVRRGHYGLLHTAVKLKILRELVDEAITTSAVRRNIDEKIDHQQAIAASKRELARNIKEGEKLTMEGVAEKETSQTDAAQNVNGSVNGQVVEKEGKEKKNKYANNKMGEARMHLGRHLGTELDKQSIQTDSLGKDRLYNRYWFFRHDGRLFVESADSKEWGYYSTKEELDALIGSLNVKGIRERALKRQLDKFYNTISNALEKRTKDVTQKMLLEEVTLRRSSRVQAQPKDNPSMSFLKYVNKWKEN; from the exons ATGCCTCTCCTCAAGAGAAGACCTTTCCTCTTACTGGACCCACCAAAGGACTTGAATCCATACGAGAAGGTGTTCCAAGTTCGGTTTACCAAGGAGATATTCCGAGATTACCA TAAATACCTGAATAGGGTAAACCTTTACCGTGAAAGAGTCTGGACATGTAAGGTGTCTGGAAAATCTAATCTGACATATGAGGAAGCACTGGTATCAGAGCATCACGCTGCAGAGAAGGCCCAAAAGTTGCCAAGAGAGTTAATAGAACCTGTTCTACATATGATTCAATACA GCACTCTTAGCTTGACTGACCTTGTcaacaaaatatatggtaCTCTCCAAGaagaattttttgaaagatTAGAACTAAATGGCAGAAAAGATGGTTCTGTGTCTGCTTGCAAGATCTTAAAGGTTATTATTGGCTCTGGTAACACCAAGACATATGAGGTGGGTTGGATTGGTCAGGACAATGCAGTGACTAGCACTTCAGTTGTTCAAGCTGATGATCTATTAATTCGCAAGAAGGCACGTGCCGGTCGTAGCATgctgaaaatatttatcagGGAGTCGACATCACAGAATTCCCCATGgattattcatgcaaatcttgCAAAGAAATATGGAATAACCACTGAGCCCCCAAAAGACTTGCTG AATGGCCAAGGGTTGCCAAAACTGAGAGGACTCGAGAATGGAACCACAACTGATggcagaaaaaaattgaagaaag GTGAGCCAATTGATGATCTTCTATTAAAGCCTACAGCAGATGATCCCAACCTGTCAAAAAAACATCCACTCTCTACAGATTTCAGAGTGCCTGTAGATTATGTCGGAGATCTACTTATGGTTTGGGACTTCTGCATGTCTTATGGGAGGATTTTATGCTTGTCTCCATTTTCTCTCTCAGACATGGAGAATGCAATCTGTCATAAAGAAAGCAACCTTGCTCTTCTTGTGGAAATACATGCTGCACTCTTCAATTTGCTCATCAAAGACAGAGGCGGGTATTTTACGTTTCTCCAGAACAAGAGAAGGAAATCAAAG GTAACATTGGTCACCTGGGCTGAGTATCTCTGTGATTTCATGGAGATGGTAAGTAAAGAAGAATTCTCCAGTAGTTTATCAACTGTAAGAAGGGGTCATTATGGACTTCTTCACACTGCTGTGAAGCTTAAAATTCTGCGGGAACTGGTAGATGAAGCCATAACAACTTCTGCTGTAAGACGgaatatagatgaaaagatTGATCACCAACAAGCAATTGCGGCATCAAAAAGAGAGCTTGCTAGAAATATCAAGGAAGGGGAGAAGCTGACAATGGAAGGGGTggcagaaaaagaaacgagtCAGACAGATGCTGCACAAAATGTTAATGGGAGTGTAAATGGTCAGGTTGtggaaaaagaaggaaaggagaagaaaaacaaatatgccAACAACAAGATGGGGGAGGCGAGAATGCATCTT GGGAGACACCTTGGGACAGAATTGGATAAACAATCCATACAGACAGATTCCCTTGGAAAAGACAGATTATACAACAGATATTGGTTCTTTAGGCATGACGGACGACTTTTTGTTGAAAGTGCAGATTCCAAAGAGTGGGGTTACTACAGCACTAAGGAAGAG CTTGATGCGCTTATTGGATCGTTAAATGTTAAAGGAATAAGGGAGAGAGCACTCAAACGACAGCTTGATAAGTTCTACAATACGATAAG CAATGCTCtagaaaaaagaactaaaGACGTCACCCAGAAAATGTTGCTTGAAGAGGTTACACTGCGGCGATCCTCGCGTGTACAGGCCCAACCAAAGGATAACCCTTCAATGTCATTCCTCAAGTATGTCAACAAATGGAAAGAAAACTGA
- the LOC102702004 gene encoding uncharacterized protein LOC102702004, protein MVVRQAVAMEIPVEEGAAASSAAAAGRGRMPLRIRRRLMEGSRGGGAPASAEEIEAKLKEAELRRQQFHEWVSCKARKKPRSPSWSSQEEDQGQRLEAKLQAAEQKRLSLLAKAQNRLAKLDELRQAAKNVVEMRIEKEREELETRVESRVRKAEANRMRLLHIHMQRRAALKERTARSLVRKATSERKYTELVRSSILQKRAAAEKKRMALLEADKRKAQARILHIQRAAKTVCSQRETERRKLKEQLESKLQRAKRQRAEYLKQRGSPRNSVHADYIKHADFLSTKLARCWRRFVKSNKTTYALVQAYDALGINDKSVKSMPFDKLVILMQSPTNIQTTKAVLDRFEKRLLLSELAGSSSAENIDHLLKRLESPKRKVPPSRTRVASKKPARSSDSSGTSRLSRYSPRVVLCSYMILAHPSAVLSGQGEKEKLLMESAEKFIKEFDTLVKTVLDGGGSRQSTNTYTAESSSDTAGQRKFRNQLVNFDKAWCAYLYRFVVWKLKDAKSLEEDLVRAACKLELSMMQTCKLTSNGQSHNLSHDMKAIQKQVTDDQKLLREKVQHLSGDAGIERMNSALLDTRSKFFEAKENGNPLATPVANISTPLSINSSGHVPPASKPTLEGSNFTAETSPVASSSSSTSPMKLPTDNEQMVNEMLHEDGSFAGNSDHISAAEKDFQAKVKATMEKAFWDVVTDSMRGDKPDYTHLINLVREVRDSLHELASKGLKEEILENIDIEILSQVLEAGSLDMRYLGQILHYSLDMVRKLSAPAKEDDMKKSHEKLLNELAASSEGTDNGTNSFVIAVIRGLRFTLEEIKQLQTEVSKARIQLMQPIIKGSAGVEYLQKAFADRYGPPLDTSASLPITKQWISATKNIMEQEWSEHLDALEVLPAGDNAQRLVTVLRAGHGAPGTQTSLSAASSSDLPECKGEKFDKMIRVGLLQLVSGMEGLQMQSTPESLQLNLVRLRAVQEQFQKVIVIATSMLVLRQALMSKNSKITPPELENTISELFDALVKLLDHNPEAGTSEIAEAMASSLASAGSLPDEQQIQATKELATKMLLKSLQAGDTVFGKVSQAVYCAFRAVVLGGGGARGRKLAEAPLRRVGAARLAGRVVEAGEALIKVATVSEKVHGPWYNALA, encoded by the exons atggtggtGCGGCAGGCGGTGGCGATGGAGATACCGGtggaggagggggcggcggcgtcgtcggcggcggcggcggggagggggaggatgcCGCTGAGGATCAGGAGGAGGCTGATGGAGGGGAGCCGAGGCGGCGGGGCCCCCGCGAGCGCGGAGGAGATCGAGGCCAAGCTGAAGGAGGCGGAGCTGCGGAGGCAG CAATTCCATGAATGGGTGTCCTGCAAAGCGAGGAAGAAGCCACGGAGCCCATCATGGTCTTCACAAGAGGAAGATCAAGGTCAGCGCCTCGAAGCAAAGCTTCAGGCAGCTGAGCAGAAAAG GTTAAGCCTCTTGGCAAAGGCGCAGAACAGGCTAGCCAAGTTGGATGAACTCCGACAAGCAGCGAAGAATGTTGTGGAAATGCGAATTGAGAAGGAAAGGGAAGAACTTGAGACTAGAGTAGAGTCTCGTGTTCGGAAGGCAGAGGCGAACCGCATGCGCCTTTTGCACATACATATGCAGCGACGGGCTGCGTTGAAGGAGAGAACGGCCAGGTCCCTTGTGCGGAAAGCCACATCAGAGAGGAAATACACAGAGCTAGTGAGGTCTTCAATCTTACAGAAGCGTGCTGCTGCGGAAAAGAAGCGGATGGCATTATTGGAAGCTGACAAGAGAAAAGCTCAAGCCAGGATTTTGCACATCCAACGAGCTGCCAAGACTGTGTGCAGCCAGAGAGAAACAGAAAGGAGGAAATTGAAAGAACAGCTGGAAAGCAAGCTTCAGAGG GCGAAGAGACAGAGAGCTGAGTATTTGAAGCAGCGGGGAAGTCCCCGTAATTCTGTCCATGCTGATTACATCAAGCATGCAGATTTTCTTTCAACAAAGCTTGCAAG ATGCTGGAGAAGATTTGTGAAGTCTAACAAGACAACATATGCACTGGTTCAAGCTTATGATGCCTTGGGGATTAACGACAAATCTGTCAAATCAATGCCATTTGacaaattagttattttaatgCAATCTCCAACAAACATTCAGACCACCAAGGCAGTGCTTGACCGCTTCGAGAAACGTTTGCTTCTTTCTGAGTTAGCAGGTTCATCATCAGCTGAGAACATTGACCACCTGCTGAAACGCCTCGAATCTCCAAAGAGGAAGGTACCTCCTAGCAGGACTAGGGTAGCTTCCAAAAAGCCAGCAAGGAGTTCTGACTCTTCTGGGACAAGTAGATTGTCTAGATACTCACCGAGGGTAGTCCTTTGTTCTTATATGATACTGGCTCATCCAAGTGCCGTGTTAAGTGGACAAGGTGAGAAGGAGAAGCTACTTATGGAGTCAGCAGAAAAGTTTATCAAAGAGTTTGACACGTTGGTTAAGACAGTACTTGATGGAGGTGGCTCAAGGCAGTCAACCAATACTTATACCGCTGAATCATCTTCAGACACTGCTGGTCAGAGAAAATTCAGGAATCAGTTGGTGAATTTTGATAAAGCATGGTGCGCTTATCTTTACCGCTTTGTGGTGTGGAAACTAAAGGATGCAAAGTCATTGGAGGAGGATCTTGTTAGGGCTGCATGCAAGCTTGAACTATCAATGatgcaaacatgcaagttaacTTCAAATGGGCAGTCACATAACCTTTCTCATGATATGAAGGCCATTCAGAAACAGGTTACTGATGACCAAAAGCTCTTAAGAGAGAAGGTTCAGCACCTGAGTGGTGATGCAGGAATTGAGAGGATGAATTCTGCTCTTTTGGATACAAGGTCAAAGTTCTTCGAAGCGAAGGAGAACGGAAATCCATTGGCAACGCCTGTTGCAAACATATCTACACCTTTGAGCATTAATTCATCTGGGCATGTCCCGCCTGCTTCCAAGCCTACTTTGGAAGGATCAAATTTCACTGCTGAAACTTCGCCTGTAGCTTCTTCATCAAGCAGTACATCCCCAATGAAACTGCCAACAGACAATGAGCAAATGGTCAATGAGATGCTTCATGAGGATGGTTCCTTTGCTGGCAACTCTGATCATATCAGTGCCGCAGAGAAGGATTTCCAGGCCAAAGTGAAAGCAACGATGGAGAAAGCCTTTTGGGATGTGGTTACAGATTCAATGAGAGGGGACAAACCTGACTATACACATCTAATCAACCTCGTAAGAGAAGTCAGGGATTCATTACACGAGTTGGCTTCCAAGGGCTTGAAGGAGGAAATTCTTGAGAACATTGACATCGAAATTCTGTCTCAG GTGCTCGAGGCAGGCTCTCTGGACATGCGATATCTGGGGCAGATTTTGCACTACTCATTGGATATGGTCCGGAAGCTTTCTGCTCCTGCAAAGGAGGATGACATGAAGAAAAGTCATGAGAAGCTATTAAACGAGTTAGCTGCAAGTTCTGAAGGTACTGATAATGGCACGAACTCCTTTGTCATTGCCGTCATCAGGGGCCTGCGTTTCACTCTAGAAGAAATAAAG CAACTGCAAACTGAAGTTAGCAAGGCACGCATCCAGCTCATGCAACCGATTATAAAAGGATCTGCTGGAGTGGAGTACCTGCAGAAGGCTTTCGCCGATCGCTATGGACCTCCTCTTGATACATCAGCATCTCTTCCTATAACTAAGCAGTGGATTTCGGCAACGAAGAACATTATGGAACAAGAGTGGAGTGAACATTTGGATGCTCTTGAAGTTTTGCCAGCTGGAGATAAT GCTCAACGCCTTGTTACGGTACTCCGGGCTGGTCACGGTGCTCCAGGGACACAAACATCTTTGTCTGCAGCAAGCAGTTCTGATCTACCAGAATGCAAGGGGGAGAAGTTCGACAAGATGATAAGAGTTGGGTTGCTACAGCTCGTTAGCGGCATGGAGGGCCTACAGATGCAGTCGACTCCGGAGAGCCTCCAGCTCAATCTGGTCAGACTGAGGGCCGTGCAAGAGCAGTTTCAGAAAGTGATTGTGATCGCGACGAG CATGCTTGTCCTGCGTCAGGCTCTGATGAGCAAGAACTCGAAGATCACTCCTCCAGAACTAGAGAACACCATCTCAGAACTGTTCGACGCTCTCGTGAAGCTGCTCGACCACAACCCTGAGGCCGGCACCAGCGAAATCGCCGAGGCGATGGCGAGCTCACTGGCATCGGCCGGCTCGTTGCCGGACGAACAGCAGATTCAGGCCACGAAGGAGCTGGCAACCAAGATGCTCCTGAAGAGCCTCCAGGCCGGCGACACCGTCTTCGGCAAGGTCTCCCAGGCGGTGTACTGCGCCTTCCGTGCCGtcgtcctcggcggcggcggcgccagggGCCGGAAGCTGGCTGAAGCGCCGCTgcggcgcgtcggcgcggcgaggcTCGCCGGCAGGGTGGTGGAAGCCGGCGAGGCGCTGATCAAGGTGGCGACGGTGTCGGAGAAGGTACATGGTCCGTGGTACAACGCGCTTGCCTGA